One segment of Anguilla anguilla isolate fAngAng1 chromosome 1, fAngAng1.pri, whole genome shotgun sequence DNA contains the following:
- the atp8b2 gene encoding phospholipid-transporting ATPase ID isoform X2 has product MFKEKPPPEEERKVRANDREYNEKFQYANNCIMTSKYNIITFLPVNLFEQFQEVANTYFLFLLILQLIPQISSLSWFTTIVPLVLVLSITAVKDATDDYFRHKSDNQVNNRQSQVLINGILQKEKWMNVRVGDIIKLENNQFVAADLLLLSSSEPHGLCYIETAELDGETNMKVRQSLPVTSELGDPGKLAQFDGEVICEPPNNKLDRFCGTLYWRECKYGLSNQNMLLRGCVLRNTESCYGLVIFAGPDTKLMQNSGRTKFKRTSIDRLMNTLVLWIFGFLVCMGVILAIGNAVWEKEVGSLFQSYLPWDPPVDNFLFSAFLAFWSYVIILNTVVPISLYVSVEVIRLGHSYFINWDRRMFCQRRNTPAEARTTTLNEELGQVEYIFSDKTGTLTQNIMTFNKCSINGHAYGEVIDTLGVQPKRGQSLDFSFNPLADSDFCFFDQSLLDSVKLGEPPVHEFFRLLSLCHTVMSEEKSEGALVYKAQSPDEGALVTAARNFGFVFRSRTPSTVTVQELGRPVTYTLLAILDFNNIRKRMSVIVRNPEGKIRLYCKGADTLLFERLHPCNQDLMNVTSDHLNEYAGDGLRTLVLAYRDLSEQQWEDWAERHRGAERASDCREDRLAAVYEEIEQDMMLLGATAIEDKLQEGVPETIAILSLANIKIWVLTGDKQETAVNIGYSCKMLTDDMSEVFVINGHTVQSVREDLRRARERMMESARSRDGGKEMEGWAESCSLGNGFGGGGGGGGGGGGGVGGGGEGADWRQQVEGKEDPIPPPHPPSTLLDSISGEFALVISGHSLAHALEADMEQEFLDTACACKAVICCRVTPLQKALVVELVKKHKKAVTLAIGDGANDVSMIKSAHIGVGISGQEGIQAVLASDYSFSQFRFLQRLLLVHGRWSYLRMCRFLCYFFYKNFAFTMVHFWFGFFCGFSAQTVYDQYFITLYNIVYTSLPVLAMGIFDQDVPEQRSLEYPKLYEPGQLNLLFNKREFFICIAQGIYTSVVLFFVPYGVLSQAARHDGIPLADYQTFAVTVATSLVIVVSVQISLDTGYWTAINHFFVWGSLGAYFTILFTMHSNILFSIFPNQFCFAGSAQNTLGQPVVWLTIALATVVCIVPVLAFRFLKLDLKPQLSDTVRYTQLVRQKKRKPGGRGGRGASGGAGGLGGGALGRLGRAGSRRSGYAFAHQEGFGELITSGKNMRLSSLALATFASRHSASWIDTLRKKKQPQPPGGGESSPAYTPAPAAPLSTSSSLLGPQEEAACSSAVTPTLARSPGADSAGGWPISLGAVQEALLGWRGVGARISGASSPGPPPIAEESSLAE; this is encoded by the exons ATGTTCAAAGAGAAGCCTCCTCCAG aggaggagaggaaggtcAGAGCCAACGACAGGGAGTACAACGAGAAGTTCCAGTACGCG AATAACTGCATTATGACCTCCAAGTACAACATCATCACCTTCCTGCCGGTCAACCTGTTCGAGCAGTTCCAGGAAGTGGCCAACACttacttcctcttcctgctcatACTGCAG CTGATCCCTCAGATCTCTTCTCTGTCCTGGTTCACCACCATTGTGCCTTTAGTCCTGGTGCTGAGCATCACTGCAGTGAAGGACGCCACAGACGACTAC TTTCGTCACAAGAGCGACAACCAGGTGAACAACCGGCAGTCTCAGGTCCTCATCAACGGCAT TCTTCAGAAGGAGAAGTGGATGAATGTGCGAGTGGGTGACATCATTAAGCTGGAGAATAACCAGTTTGTGGCA GCTgacctgctcctgctctccagCAGCGAACCCCACGGGCTGTGTTACATCGAGACAGCAGAGCTGGACGG AGAGACCAATATGAAAGTGCGACAGTCTCTGCCCGTGACCTCGGAGCTGGGGGACCCGGGCAAGCTGGCCCAGTTTGATG gagagGTGATCTGCGAGCCTCCCAATAACAAGCTGGACCGTTTCTGTGGCACGCTGTACTGGCGGGAGTGCAAGTACGGCCTGAGCAACCAGAACATGCTGCTGCGCGGCTGCGTGCTCAGGAACACGGAGAGCTGCTACGGCCTGGTCATCTTCGCCG GTCCAGACACCAAGCTGATGCAGAACAGCGGTCGCACAAAGTTCAAAAGAACCAGCATAGACCGGCTGATGAACACTCTGGTGCTCTGG atCTTCGGCTTCCTGGTCTGCATGGGCGTGATCCTGGCCATCGGGAACGCCGTGTGGGAAAAGGAGGTGGGCTCCCTCTTCCAGAGCTACCTGCCCTGGGACCCGCCCGTGGACAACTTCCTGTTCTCCGCCTTCCTGGCTTTCTGGTCGTACGTCATCATCCTCAACACCGTGGTGCCCATCTCCCTCTACGTCAG CGTGGAGGTGATCCGCCTGGGGCACAGCTACTTCATCAACTGGGACCGGCGCATGTTCTGCCAGCGGCGCAACACCCCGGCCGAGGCCCGCACCACCACCCTCAACGAGGAGCTGGGCCAGGTGGAGTACATCTTCTCCGACAAGACCGGCACCCTCACCCAGAACATCATGACCTTCAACAAGTGCTCCATCAACGGGCACGCCTACG GTGAGGTGATCGACACCCTGGGGGTGCAGCCGAAG CGGGGTCAGTCTCTGGACTTCTCCTTCAACCCCCTGGCTGACAGTGACTTCTGCTTCTTCGACCAAAGCCTGCTGGACTCTGTCAAACTGGGGGAGCCGCCGGTGCACGAGTTCTTCAGACTGCTGTCCCTCTGCCACACCGTCATGAGCGAAGAGAAGagcgagg GAGCGCTGGTGTACAAGGCCCAGTCCCCGGACGAGGGCGCTCTGGTGACTGCGGCCCGCAATTTTGGCTTCGTGTTCCGCTCTCGCACCCCCAGCACGGTGACGGTGCAGGAGCTGGGGCGTCCCGTCACGTACACGCTGCTGGCCATCCTGGACTTCAACAACATCCGCAAGAGAATGTCCGTCATCG TACGGAACCCGGAGGGGAAGATCCGGCTGTACTGTAAGGGTGCAGACACCCTGCTGTTTGAGAGACTGCACCCCTGTAACCAGGACCTCATGAACGTCACCTCAGACCATCTCAAC gagTACGCTGGCGACGGCCTGCGCACGCTGGTCCTGGCCTACAGGGACCTGTCTGAGCAGCAGTGGGAGGACTGGGCTGAGCGGCACCGCGGGGCTGAGAGAGCCAGCGACTGCAGGGAGGACCGACTGGCTGCCGTGTACGAGGAGATAGAGCAGGACATGATG CTACTGGGAGCCACAGCCATAGAGGACAAACTGCAGGAGGGAGTGCCTGAGACCATTGCCATCCTGTCGCTCGCCAACATAAAGATCTGGGTCCTTACTGGAGACAAGCAGG AGACGGCGGTGAATATCGGTTACTCGTGCAAGATGCTCACGGACGACATGAGCGAGGTGTTCGTCATCAACGGTCACACGGTGCAGAGTGTGCGGGAGGACCTGAG GAGGGCAAGGGAACGAATGATGGAGTCTGCACGCTCCCGGGACGGAGGgaaggagatggagggatgggcAGAGAGTTGCTCGCTGGGTAACGGatttggaggaggaggaggaggaggaggaggaggaggagggggagtagGCGGTGGAGGAGAAGGTGCAGACTGGCGACAGCAGGTGGAGGGCAAGGAGGACCCCATCcctccacctcaccccccctccacgcTGCTGGACTCCATCTCTGGAGAGTTCGCCCTGGTCATCAGCGGACACAGCCTG GCTCACGCCCTGGAGGCGGACATGGAGCAGGAGTTCCTGGACACGGCGTGCGCCTGCAAGGCGGTGATCTGCTGCCGGGTCACGCCGCTGCAGAAGGCCctggtggtggagctggtgaaGAAGCACAAGAAGGCGGTGACGCTGGCCATCGGCGACGGCGCCAACGACGTCAGCATGATCAAGA GTGCCCACATTGGAGTGGGCATCAGCGGGCAGGAGGGCATCCAAGCGGTGCTGGCGTCGGACTACTCCTTCTCGCAGTTCCGCTTCCTGCAACGCCTCCTGCTGGTGCACGGCCGCTGGTCCTACCTGCGCATGTGCCGCTTCCTCTGCTACTTCTTCTACAAGAACTTTGCCTTCACCATGGTGCACTTCTGGTTTGGCTTCTTCTGCGGCTTCTCCGCCCAG ACGGTGTATGACCAGTACTTCATCACGCTCTACAACATTGTGTACACATCTCTCCCTGTGCTGGCCATGGGGATTTTTGACCAG GACGTCCCAGAACAGCGCAGCCTGGAGTACCCCAAGCTGTACGAGCCCGGGCAGCTCAACCTGCTCTTCAACAAGCGGGAGTTCTTCATCTGCATCGCGCAGGGCATCTACACCTCCGTGGTGCTCTTCTTCGTCCCCTACGGCGTGCTGTCCCAGGCGGCCCGCCACGACGGCATCCCCCTCGCCGACTACCAGACCTTCGCCGTTACCGTGGCCACCTCCCTGGTCATCGTGGTCAGTGTGCAG atttcCCTGGACACTGGCTACTGGACAGCGATTAACCATTTCTTTGTGTGGGGCTCCCTGGGTGCCTACTTCACCATTTTGTTCACCATGCACAGCAACATCCTCTTCAGTATCTTTCCCAATCAGTTCTGCTTCGCCG GAAGTGCCCAGAACACCCTGGGGCAGCCGGTGGTGTGGCTGACCATTGCTCTGGCCACTGTGGTGTGCATTGTGCCTGTCCTGGCCTTCCGCTTTCTGAAACTGGACCTCAAGCCCCAGCTTTCTGATacg GTGCGGTACACCCAGCTGGTCCGTCAGAAGAAGCGGAAGCCCGGCGGTCGTGGCGGGCGTGGCGCCAGCGGGGGTGCGGGTGGGCTGGGAGGCGGGGCTCTGGGCCGGCTGGGGCGGGCGGGGTCCCGGCGCTCGGGGTACGCCTTCGCCCACCAGGAGGGCTTCGGGGAGCTGATCACCTCAGGGAAGAACATGCGCCTCAGCTCCCTGGCGCTCGCCACCTTCGCCTCGCGCCACAGCGCCAGCTGGATCGACACGCTGCGCAAGAAGAAGCAGCCGCAGCCCCCCGGGGGGGGCGAGAGCAGCCCCGCctacacccccgcccccgccgcccccctctccacctcctcctcgcTGCTG
- the atp8b2 gene encoding phospholipid-transporting ATPase ID isoform X1 has translation MTVPKDIPEKWFPIVLPLKRKKHGLNAAKEKNKGTEEERKVRANDREYNEKFQYANNCIMTSKYNIITFLPVNLFEQFQEVANTYFLFLLILQLIPQISSLSWFTTIVPLVLVLSITAVKDATDDYFRHKSDNQVNNRQSQVLINGILQKEKWMNVRVGDIIKLENNQFVAADLLLLSSSEPHGLCYIETAELDGETNMKVRQSLPVTSELGDPGKLAQFDGEVICEPPNNKLDRFCGTLYWRECKYGLSNQNMLLRGCVLRNTESCYGLVIFAGPDTKLMQNSGRTKFKRTSIDRLMNTLVLWIFGFLVCMGVILAIGNAVWEKEVGSLFQSYLPWDPPVDNFLFSAFLAFWSYVIILNTVVPISLYVSVEVIRLGHSYFINWDRRMFCQRRNTPAEARTTTLNEELGQVEYIFSDKTGTLTQNIMTFNKCSINGHAYGEVIDTLGVQPKRGQSLDFSFNPLADSDFCFFDQSLLDSVKLGEPPVHEFFRLLSLCHTVMSEEKSEGALVYKAQSPDEGALVTAARNFGFVFRSRTPSTVTVQELGRPVTYTLLAILDFNNIRKRMSVIVRNPEGKIRLYCKGADTLLFERLHPCNQDLMNVTSDHLNEYAGDGLRTLVLAYRDLSEQQWEDWAERHRGAERASDCREDRLAAVYEEIEQDMMLLGATAIEDKLQEGVPETIAILSLANIKIWVLTGDKQETAVNIGYSCKMLTDDMSEVFVINGHTVQSVREDLRRARERMMESARSRDGGKEMEGWAESCSLGNGFGGGGGGGGGGGGGVGGGGEGADWRQQVEGKEDPIPPPHPPSTLLDSISGEFALVISGHSLAHALEADMEQEFLDTACACKAVICCRVTPLQKALVVELVKKHKKAVTLAIGDGANDVSMIKSAHIGVGISGQEGIQAVLASDYSFSQFRFLQRLLLVHGRWSYLRMCRFLCYFFYKNFAFTMVHFWFGFFCGFSAQTVYDQYFITLYNIVYTSLPVLAMGIFDQDVPEQRSLEYPKLYEPGQLNLLFNKREFFICIAQGIYTSVVLFFVPYGVLSQAARHDGIPLADYQTFAVTVATSLVIVVSVQISLDTGYWTAINHFFVWGSLGAYFTILFTMHSNILFSIFPNQFCFAGSAQNTLGQPVVWLTIALATVVCIVPVLAFRFLKLDLKPQLSDTVRYTQLVRQKKRKPGGRGGRGASGGAGGLGGGALGRLGRAGSRRSGYAFAHQEGFGELITSGKNMRLSSLALATFASRHSASWIDTLRKKKQPQPPGGGESSPAYTPAPAAPLSTSSSLLGPQEEAACSSAVTPTLARSPGADSAGGWPISLGAVQEALLGWRGVGARISGASSPGPPPIAEESSLAE, from the exons ATGACTGTCCCGAAAGATATCCCGGAGAAGTGGTTTCCCATCGTTCTGCCactcaaaaggaaaaaacatgGACTCAATGCAgctaaagagaaaaataaagggaCAG aggaggagaggaaggtcAGAGCCAACGACAGGGAGTACAACGAGAAGTTCCAGTACGCG AATAACTGCATTATGACCTCCAAGTACAACATCATCACCTTCCTGCCGGTCAACCTGTTCGAGCAGTTCCAGGAAGTGGCCAACACttacttcctcttcctgctcatACTGCAG CTGATCCCTCAGATCTCTTCTCTGTCCTGGTTCACCACCATTGTGCCTTTAGTCCTGGTGCTGAGCATCACTGCAGTGAAGGACGCCACAGACGACTAC TTTCGTCACAAGAGCGACAACCAGGTGAACAACCGGCAGTCTCAGGTCCTCATCAACGGCAT TCTTCAGAAGGAGAAGTGGATGAATGTGCGAGTGGGTGACATCATTAAGCTGGAGAATAACCAGTTTGTGGCA GCTgacctgctcctgctctccagCAGCGAACCCCACGGGCTGTGTTACATCGAGACAGCAGAGCTGGACGG AGAGACCAATATGAAAGTGCGACAGTCTCTGCCCGTGACCTCGGAGCTGGGGGACCCGGGCAAGCTGGCCCAGTTTGATG gagagGTGATCTGCGAGCCTCCCAATAACAAGCTGGACCGTTTCTGTGGCACGCTGTACTGGCGGGAGTGCAAGTACGGCCTGAGCAACCAGAACATGCTGCTGCGCGGCTGCGTGCTCAGGAACACGGAGAGCTGCTACGGCCTGGTCATCTTCGCCG GTCCAGACACCAAGCTGATGCAGAACAGCGGTCGCACAAAGTTCAAAAGAACCAGCATAGACCGGCTGATGAACACTCTGGTGCTCTGG atCTTCGGCTTCCTGGTCTGCATGGGCGTGATCCTGGCCATCGGGAACGCCGTGTGGGAAAAGGAGGTGGGCTCCCTCTTCCAGAGCTACCTGCCCTGGGACCCGCCCGTGGACAACTTCCTGTTCTCCGCCTTCCTGGCTTTCTGGTCGTACGTCATCATCCTCAACACCGTGGTGCCCATCTCCCTCTACGTCAG CGTGGAGGTGATCCGCCTGGGGCACAGCTACTTCATCAACTGGGACCGGCGCATGTTCTGCCAGCGGCGCAACACCCCGGCCGAGGCCCGCACCACCACCCTCAACGAGGAGCTGGGCCAGGTGGAGTACATCTTCTCCGACAAGACCGGCACCCTCACCCAGAACATCATGACCTTCAACAAGTGCTCCATCAACGGGCACGCCTACG GTGAGGTGATCGACACCCTGGGGGTGCAGCCGAAG CGGGGTCAGTCTCTGGACTTCTCCTTCAACCCCCTGGCTGACAGTGACTTCTGCTTCTTCGACCAAAGCCTGCTGGACTCTGTCAAACTGGGGGAGCCGCCGGTGCACGAGTTCTTCAGACTGCTGTCCCTCTGCCACACCGTCATGAGCGAAGAGAAGagcgagg GAGCGCTGGTGTACAAGGCCCAGTCCCCGGACGAGGGCGCTCTGGTGACTGCGGCCCGCAATTTTGGCTTCGTGTTCCGCTCTCGCACCCCCAGCACGGTGACGGTGCAGGAGCTGGGGCGTCCCGTCACGTACACGCTGCTGGCCATCCTGGACTTCAACAACATCCGCAAGAGAATGTCCGTCATCG TACGGAACCCGGAGGGGAAGATCCGGCTGTACTGTAAGGGTGCAGACACCCTGCTGTTTGAGAGACTGCACCCCTGTAACCAGGACCTCATGAACGTCACCTCAGACCATCTCAAC gagTACGCTGGCGACGGCCTGCGCACGCTGGTCCTGGCCTACAGGGACCTGTCTGAGCAGCAGTGGGAGGACTGGGCTGAGCGGCACCGCGGGGCTGAGAGAGCCAGCGACTGCAGGGAGGACCGACTGGCTGCCGTGTACGAGGAGATAGAGCAGGACATGATG CTACTGGGAGCCACAGCCATAGAGGACAAACTGCAGGAGGGAGTGCCTGAGACCATTGCCATCCTGTCGCTCGCCAACATAAAGATCTGGGTCCTTACTGGAGACAAGCAGG AGACGGCGGTGAATATCGGTTACTCGTGCAAGATGCTCACGGACGACATGAGCGAGGTGTTCGTCATCAACGGTCACACGGTGCAGAGTGTGCGGGAGGACCTGAG GAGGGCAAGGGAACGAATGATGGAGTCTGCACGCTCCCGGGACGGAGGgaaggagatggagggatgggcAGAGAGTTGCTCGCTGGGTAACGGatttggaggaggaggaggaggaggaggaggaggaggagggggagtagGCGGTGGAGGAGAAGGTGCAGACTGGCGACAGCAGGTGGAGGGCAAGGAGGACCCCATCcctccacctcaccccccctccacgcTGCTGGACTCCATCTCTGGAGAGTTCGCCCTGGTCATCAGCGGACACAGCCTG GCTCACGCCCTGGAGGCGGACATGGAGCAGGAGTTCCTGGACACGGCGTGCGCCTGCAAGGCGGTGATCTGCTGCCGGGTCACGCCGCTGCAGAAGGCCctggtggtggagctggtgaaGAAGCACAAGAAGGCGGTGACGCTGGCCATCGGCGACGGCGCCAACGACGTCAGCATGATCAAGA GTGCCCACATTGGAGTGGGCATCAGCGGGCAGGAGGGCATCCAAGCGGTGCTGGCGTCGGACTACTCCTTCTCGCAGTTCCGCTTCCTGCAACGCCTCCTGCTGGTGCACGGCCGCTGGTCCTACCTGCGCATGTGCCGCTTCCTCTGCTACTTCTTCTACAAGAACTTTGCCTTCACCATGGTGCACTTCTGGTTTGGCTTCTTCTGCGGCTTCTCCGCCCAG ACGGTGTATGACCAGTACTTCATCACGCTCTACAACATTGTGTACACATCTCTCCCTGTGCTGGCCATGGGGATTTTTGACCAG GACGTCCCAGAACAGCGCAGCCTGGAGTACCCCAAGCTGTACGAGCCCGGGCAGCTCAACCTGCTCTTCAACAAGCGGGAGTTCTTCATCTGCATCGCGCAGGGCATCTACACCTCCGTGGTGCTCTTCTTCGTCCCCTACGGCGTGCTGTCCCAGGCGGCCCGCCACGACGGCATCCCCCTCGCCGACTACCAGACCTTCGCCGTTACCGTGGCCACCTCCCTGGTCATCGTGGTCAGTGTGCAG atttcCCTGGACACTGGCTACTGGACAGCGATTAACCATTTCTTTGTGTGGGGCTCCCTGGGTGCCTACTTCACCATTTTGTTCACCATGCACAGCAACATCCTCTTCAGTATCTTTCCCAATCAGTTCTGCTTCGCCG GAAGTGCCCAGAACACCCTGGGGCAGCCGGTGGTGTGGCTGACCATTGCTCTGGCCACTGTGGTGTGCATTGTGCCTGTCCTGGCCTTCCGCTTTCTGAAACTGGACCTCAAGCCCCAGCTTTCTGATacg GTGCGGTACACCCAGCTGGTCCGTCAGAAGAAGCGGAAGCCCGGCGGTCGTGGCGGGCGTGGCGCCAGCGGGGGTGCGGGTGGGCTGGGAGGCGGGGCTCTGGGCCGGCTGGGGCGGGCGGGGTCCCGGCGCTCGGGGTACGCCTTCGCCCACCAGGAGGGCTTCGGGGAGCTGATCACCTCAGGGAAGAACATGCGCCTCAGCTCCCTGGCGCTCGCCACCTTCGCCTCGCGCCACAGCGCCAGCTGGATCGACACGCTGCGCAAGAAGAAGCAGCCGCAGCCCCCCGGGGGGGGCGAGAGCAGCCCCGCctacacccccgcccccgccgcccccctctccacctcctcctcgcTGCTG